Proteins found in one Terribacillus sp. DMT04 genomic segment:
- a CDS encoding anti-sigma factor antagonist, which produces MNLTVDVQEQEDKSIVLLAGEIDAYTAPKLKETLLSLTEKQGNKVEVNLEQVNYMDSTGLGVFVSGLKSTKENNSELKLVQLQDRVYRLFEITGLIDVIDVDKTVQGGY; this is translated from the coding sequence ATGAACTTAACTGTTGACGTGCAAGAACAAGAAGACAAATCAATTGTTCTTTTAGCTGGTGAAATAGATGCATATACAGCTCCTAAACTGAAAGAAACACTTTTATCGCTTACTGAGAAACAAGGCAACAAAGTGGAAGTGAATTTGGAGCAAGTGAATTATATGGACAGTACTGGGTTAGGCGTATTCGTGAGCGGATTAAAGTCGACAAAAGAGAACAACAGTGAATTGAAGCTCGTACAGCTGCAAGACCGTGTATACCGTTTGTTCGAGATTACAGGCTTAATCGATGTGATCGATGTTGACAAAACAGTACAAGGTGGCTATTAA